The following proteins are co-located in the Microbacterium sp. Clip185 genome:
- a CDS encoding ComEA family DNA-binding protein, with protein MKPASDAAGRVRWGVGAVVVLALLVLAVTVVVGMLRSAAVPPPAPVVTPTRAMEVAEVYVHVSGAVSEPGLYVLASGSRVADAISAAGGFGENADTAAVNLARPISDGEQLVVLELGQAPPAGAAGGESAGGGPINLNTAGVEQLDELPRVGPAIAQRIVDWREQNGRFTSVDDLLGVPGIGEKMLAGLRDLVTV; from the coding sequence GTGAAGCCCGCATCCGATGCCGCAGGACGCGTGCGCTGGGGTGTCGGCGCGGTCGTCGTGCTGGCATTGCTCGTGTTGGCCGTGACGGTCGTGGTGGGGATGCTCCGCAGCGCAGCCGTTCCTCCACCGGCACCGGTGGTGACGCCCACCCGAGCCATGGAGGTCGCTGAGGTCTACGTGCACGTCTCGGGCGCGGTGTCGGAGCCCGGGCTCTACGTCCTGGCGTCGGGTTCCCGGGTCGCCGACGCGATCTCGGCGGCCGGCGGGTTCGGTGAGAACGCTGACACCGCCGCGGTCAACCTCGCCCGGCCCATCAGTGATGGCGAGCAGCTCGTCGTGCTGGAGCTGGGGCAGGCGCCCCCTGCCGGCGCGGCCGGGGGCGAGAGCGCCGGCGGTGGCCCGATCAATCTCAACACCGCTGGGGTGGAACAGCTCGATGAGCTGCCGCGCGTCGGACCCGCGATCGCGCAGCGGATCGTGGACTGGCGGGAGCAGAACGGCCGGTTCACGAGTGTGGACGATCTGCTGGGCGTGCCAGGCATCGGTGAGAAGATGCTCGCCGGTCTCCGGGATCTCGTAACGGTGTGA
- a CDS encoding ComEC/Rec2 family competence protein, with protein MDPRAWRLVPAAALSWVVTAVAITQPKAAPVLALLCGAAAVAAALTAALVGRPNRKRMWVLATLALLLGAIPAVSVSVQDPARAAAVEAAGGHRVGGEFAVVGKIETTSLGFRTDAVTMSVSAGSEPLASGVPVTVLMPERPGGVEIGAVVRIEGSAFPADPGERSVLVVRAERVEPVRPPQDVAAASAWLRERLAASTQGLPVPGAGLIPGLAVGDTGGVDAELEQQMRTASLTHLTAVSGANCAIVVGLAFLLAARCGVGRAGRVIAGLSALGGFVVLVTPEPSVVRAATMSAIAMLALLLGRRGSGLALLALAVCVLLAADPWLALSLGFALSVAATAALLVLAPPLARGLGRFLPASLALALAVPLSAQLVCGPLIVLVSPGVAVYGVPANLLAAPAAPVATVLGLAACLAGPVPVLQAGLTALTWLPAAWIAGIAGAVDRLPARMLPWTEGLPGLVGLVVVTAAVTVLLLPPGRARLARIVRAIAAVTTAAAAATMAGILVVDSVVIPLSTPQEWSIAMCDVAQGDAIVVRSAGAVMLVDTGPEPEALASCLARLGVARIDLLVLTHFDIDHVGGLEGVPGPVGLLVHGPADERDAARVLAVGAQDVVAAAAGMSGVLGAARWRVLWPSADAVTPGNDASIVVEVEGGGVPRTLMLGDLGADAQRALRAGGQLRGPYQVVKISHHGSADQDAGLQREIAPTLALIGVGADNDYGHPRQEILDLLSAQGATVARTDLDGLILVAVSEGHLTLWRERADATSAALGRLGGWRPESPPRRAAPSRSSHGGPRNRRRSS; from the coding sequence ATGGACCCGCGCGCCTGGCGACTGGTGCCCGCTGCCGCCCTCTCCTGGGTCGTCACGGCTGTCGCGATCACGCAACCGAAGGCGGCACCCGTCCTCGCACTGCTCTGCGGTGCCGCGGCCGTCGCGGCCGCGCTGACAGCGGCGCTCGTGGGGCGCCCGAACCGGAAGCGGATGTGGGTCCTCGCCACGCTCGCCCTGCTGCTCGGAGCGATCCCGGCGGTGTCGGTGTCCGTGCAGGATCCTGCCCGCGCGGCAGCCGTCGAGGCCGCCGGTGGCCACCGGGTGGGCGGCGAGTTCGCGGTCGTCGGCAAGATCGAGACGACGTCGCTGGGCTTTCGAACGGATGCGGTCACGATGTCGGTGTCCGCTGGGAGCGAGCCTCTCGCCTCCGGAGTGCCGGTGACGGTATTGATGCCGGAGCGTCCTGGTGGGGTCGAGATCGGTGCCGTCGTGCGGATCGAGGGAAGCGCGTTCCCCGCGGATCCCGGCGAACGCTCGGTCCTCGTCGTGCGCGCGGAGCGGGTCGAGCCGGTCCGGCCACCGCAGGATGTGGCGGCTGCATCCGCCTGGTTGCGGGAACGTCTCGCCGCGTCGACGCAGGGACTGCCCGTTCCCGGCGCAGGCCTCATCCCCGGCCTCGCCGTCGGAGACACCGGGGGCGTCGACGCGGAGCTGGAACAGCAGATGCGTACGGCGTCCCTTACCCATCTGACCGCCGTGTCCGGCGCGAACTGCGCCATCGTCGTCGGGCTCGCTTTCCTCCTCGCCGCTCGGTGCGGTGTCGGTCGCGCCGGGCGCGTCATCGCCGGGCTGTCGGCTCTCGGAGGGTTCGTCGTGCTGGTGACGCCCGAGCCCAGCGTGGTCCGCGCTGCGACGATGTCTGCGATCGCGATGCTCGCCTTGCTGCTCGGACGGCGGGGGAGCGGACTCGCCCTGCTCGCCCTGGCGGTGTGTGTCCTGCTGGCCGCCGATCCGTGGCTTGCGCTGTCGCTGGGGTTCGCGCTGTCGGTGGCGGCCACGGCGGCGCTGCTCGTACTCGCCCCGCCCTTGGCGCGGGGCCTCGGCAGGTTCCTGCCCGCATCCCTCGCGCTCGCGCTGGCCGTACCGCTGTCGGCACAGCTCGTCTGCGGTCCGCTCATCGTGCTCGTCAGCCCCGGTGTCGCGGTGTACGGCGTACCTGCGAACCTTCTCGCCGCACCCGCCGCCCCGGTCGCCACCGTGCTCGGGCTGGCAGCGTGCCTTGCGGGGCCTGTTCCCGTGCTGCAGGCGGGGCTGACTGCCCTCACCTGGCTGCCGGCGGCGTGGATCGCTGGGATCGCGGGTGCTGTGGACCGACTGCCCGCCCGGATGCTCCCGTGGACGGAAGGGCTCCCCGGGCTCGTCGGTCTGGTGGTGGTGACAGCGGCCGTCACCGTGCTCCTTCTGCCGCCCGGCCGAGCCCGCCTCGCGCGGATCGTCCGCGCGATCGCGGCGGTGACGACGGCCGCCGCTGCGGCGACGATGGCGGGGATCCTCGTGGTCGACTCCGTCGTCATCCCGCTTTCGACGCCTCAGGAATGGAGCATCGCCATGTGCGATGTCGCTCAGGGGGACGCGATCGTGGTGCGCTCAGCCGGTGCCGTCATGCTCGTCGACACCGGACCGGAACCCGAGGCGCTGGCGTCGTGTCTCGCGAGGCTGGGGGTTGCGCGCATCGATCTGCTGGTCCTCACCCATTTCGACATCGACCACGTCGGTGGACTCGAGGGCGTGCCCGGCCCCGTGGGCCTGCTGGTGCACGGTCCCGCTGACGAGCGGGATGCCGCGCGGGTCCTTGCCGTCGGTGCTCAGGATGTCGTCGCCGCCGCGGCAGGCATGAGCGGCGTGCTGGGAGCGGCACGATGGCGGGTCCTGTGGCCGTCCGCGGATGCGGTGACACCGGGCAACGACGCCAGCATCGTCGTCGAGGTCGAGGGTGGCGGAGTGCCGCGCACACTCATGCTGGGCGATCTGGGCGCCGATGCGCAGCGGGCCCTGCGTGCGGGTGGGCAGCTGCGGGGGCCTTACCAGGTGGTGAAGATCTCGCACCACGGCTCGGCGGATCAGGATGCGGGGCTGCAGCGCGAGATCGCGCCGACGCTCGCACTCATCGGCGTGGGCGCCGACAACGACTACGGGCACCCGCGACAGGAGATCCTCGATCTCCTGTCCGCTCAGGGCGCGACCGTCGCGCGCACCGATCTGGACGGGCTGATCCTGGTGGCCGTCAGCGAGGGGCACCTCACCCTCTGGCGGGAGCGGGCAGACGCGACGTCGGCCGCCCTCGGTAGGCTGGGGGGATGGCGACCCGAAAGCCCACCCCGACGCGCAGCGCCATCCCGCAGCAGTCATGGCGGACCCCGGAACCGGCGCCGATCGTCCTGA
- the holA gene encoding DNA polymerase III subunit delta: protein MATRKPTPTRSAIPQQSWRTPEPAPIVLISGPEEVCAERATARLRDYLRAEDPSLEISDIDASDYTAGTLLAVSAPSLFGEPRLVRIRSVEKCSDAFLAEALAYLENPQEGATVVLRHTGASVRGKKLLEAIRSGSGGGVEVACPAIKRDSDRYDFAASEFREAGRRIAPAALRALVGAFSDDLTELAAACQQLVNDVEGDITEQIVERYYGGRVETSAFTVADTAIAGRYGEALLALRQALDSGADPVPMVAAIAMKLRTMARVAGTREPSRQLATRLGMKDWQVDRARRDLSGWTQDSLGLAIQATARADAEVKGASRDAVFALERLVTVIATRAPYAS, encoded by the coding sequence ATGGCGACCCGAAAGCCCACCCCGACGCGCAGCGCCATCCCGCAGCAGTCATGGCGGACCCCGGAACCGGCGCCGATCGTCCTGATCTCCGGCCCCGAGGAGGTCTGCGCGGAGCGGGCGACCGCGAGGCTCCGCGACTACCTTCGCGCCGAAGACCCGAGCCTCGAGATCTCCGACATCGACGCCTCCGACTACACGGCGGGCACGCTCCTGGCCGTCAGTGCGCCGTCGTTGTTCGGGGAGCCGCGGTTGGTGCGCATCCGGAGTGTCGAGAAGTGCTCGGATGCCTTCCTGGCGGAGGCCCTGGCCTACCTCGAGAACCCGCAGGAGGGGGCGACGGTCGTGCTGCGCCACACCGGCGCGAGCGTGCGGGGTAAGAAGCTTCTGGAAGCGATCCGGTCAGGATCCGGCGGCGGCGTCGAGGTTGCGTGCCCCGCCATCAAGCGTGACTCCGACCGATACGACTTCGCGGCGAGCGAGTTCCGGGAGGCGGGGCGGCGCATCGCGCCCGCCGCGCTGCGCGCGCTCGTCGGGGCGTTCTCCGACGACCTGACCGAACTCGCCGCAGCCTGTCAGCAGCTGGTGAACGACGTCGAGGGCGACATCACCGAGCAGATCGTCGAGCGGTACTACGGCGGTCGGGTCGAGACCTCGGCCTTCACTGTGGCCGACACGGCCATCGCCGGCCGCTATGGAGAGGCGCTTCTGGCGCTGCGGCAGGCGCTCGACTCGGGCGCCGATCCGGTTCCGATGGTCGCGGCCATCGCGATGAAGCTGCGCACGATGGCCCGCGTGGCCGGCACGCGGGAGCCGTCCCGACAGCTCGCGACGCGACTGGGCATGAAGGACTGGCAGGTCGATCGTGCACGTCGAGACCTGTCGGGGTGGACCCAGGATTCGCTCGGTCTCGCGATACAGGCCACCGCCCGCGCCGACGCGGAGGTGAAGGGCGCCTCCCGTGATGCCGTGTTCGCCCTCGAACGCCTCGTCACGGTGATCGCCACGCGCGCCCCCTACGCGTCCTGA
- the rpsT gene encoding 30S ribosomal protein S20, with product MANIKSQIKRNKTNEKAHERNKAVKSELKTAVRRTREAVAGGDKAAAEKALVTATKKLDKAVSKGVIHKNQAANRKSAIAKQVAAL from the coding sequence GTGGCAAACATCAAGTCGCAGATCAAGCGCAACAAGACCAACGAGAAGGCGCACGAGCGCAACAAGGCCGTCAAGAGCGAACTGAAGACCGCGGTGCGTCGCACCCGCGAGGCCGTCGCCGGTGGCGACAAGGCCGCCGCCGAGAAGGCGCTCGTCACGGCCACCAAGAAGCTCGACAAGGCCGTCAGCAAGGGCGTCATCCACAAGAACCAGGCCGCGAACCGCAAGTCCGCGATCGCGAAGCAGGTCGCCGCTCTCTGA
- a CDS encoding alpha/beta fold hydrolase produces the protein MTVQVVLVHGIRTSASMWRAQRETLEATGIGVMAVDLPGHGTRMAEPFTLDEAFATIDRAVRASAERGPVLLVGHSMGGLLCIEYAGQVDGPPIAGFIAASCTAVPRGLGLRTYRTLARGFDALPDRGMRLTQYVLSRTLPEHTRADFGAGGYALDAQDGALAQLARLDVLAALARIRVPLWFVNGQYDQLRVSERLFQRIAPHAELIVIPRTSHLVSAMRPDVFDAVIALAIATIEAGTKDPVW, from the coding sequence ATGACGGTGCAGGTGGTCCTGGTCCACGGGATCCGCACGTCCGCATCCATGTGGCGCGCGCAGCGGGAGACCCTCGAAGCGACGGGCATCGGCGTGATGGCGGTCGACCTCCCCGGGCACGGTACGCGCATGGCGGAGCCGTTCACCTTGGACGAGGCGTTCGCCACGATCGACCGCGCGGTGCGCGCCTCCGCCGAACGCGGACCCGTTCTCCTGGTCGGCCATTCGATGGGCGGTCTGTTGTGCATCGAGTACGCAGGGCAGGTCGATGGCCCGCCGATCGCCGGGTTCATCGCCGCATCCTGCACGGCGGTGCCGCGCGGGCTGGGACTGCGCACGTATCGCACACTGGCCCGCGGCTTCGATGCGCTCCCCGATCGCGGGATGCGACTGACGCAGTACGTGCTCTCCCGAACCCTCCCCGAGCACACCCGTGCGGACTTCGGCGCGGGCGGTTATGCCCTCGACGCGCAGGACGGGGCGCTCGCCCAGCTCGCGCGGCTCGACGTGTTGGCGGCGCTCGCCCGCATCCGGGTGCCGCTGTGGTTCGTCAATGGGCAGTACGACCAGCTGCGTGTGAGCGAACGCCTCTTCCAGCGCATCGCTCCTCACGCGGAGCTCATCGTGATCCCACGCACGAGCCATCTCGTCTCCGCGATGCGCCCGGATGTGTTCGACGCGGTCATCGCGCTGGCGATCGCGACGATCGAGGCGGGTACGAAGGACCCGGTCTGGTAG
- the lepA gene encoding translation elongation factor 4: MSPRALKPLQPSATPPELIRNFCIIAHIDHGKSTLADRMLQITGVVADRDMRAQYLDRMDIERERGITIKSQAVRMPWSDANGTYALNMIDTPGHVDFTYEVSRSLAACEGAILLVDAAQGIEAQTLANLYLALENDLTIIPVLNKIDLPAADPEKYAAELAGLIGGDPEDVLRVSGKTGMGVEGLLDRIVERIPAPVGDPAAPARAMIFDSVYDAYRGVVTYVRMVDGKLEPRERIQMMSTKATHELLEIGVSSPEPVPTKGLGVGEVGYLITGVKDVRQSKVGDTITNHRKPATDALPGYTDPKPMVFSGIYPIDGSDYAELREALDKLKLSDASLQYEPETSVALGFGFRCGFLGLLHLEIITERLSREFGLDLITTAPSVTYEVMTDTGETVTVTNPSEYPDGRVAEVSEPVVKVGILLPKDYVGTVMELCQSRRGTLLGMDYLSEDRVELRYNMPLGEIVFDFFDHLKSRTQGYASLDYEPAGSQTADLVKVDILLQGEKVDAFSSIVHREKAYAYGTMMTERLRKLIPRQQFEVPIQAAIGARIIARENIRAIRKDVLAKCYGGDITRKRKLLEKQKEGKKRMKMVGRVEVPQEAFIAALSGDVETKK, from the coding sequence ATGTCACCGCGCGCCCTCAAGCCCCTGCAGCCGTCCGCGACTCCGCCCGAGCTGATCCGCAACTTCTGCATCATCGCCCACATCGACCACGGAAAGTCGACGCTGGCCGACCGGATGCTGCAGATCACCGGCGTCGTCGCCGACCGCGACATGCGTGCGCAGTACCTCGACCGGATGGACATCGAGCGCGAGCGCGGCATCACGATCAAGAGCCAGGCCGTGCGGATGCCGTGGTCGGACGCGAACGGCACGTACGCGCTCAACATGATCGACACGCCCGGCCACGTCGACTTCACCTACGAGGTGAGCCGATCGCTCGCCGCGTGCGAGGGCGCCATTCTCCTGGTCGACGCAGCGCAGGGCATCGAGGCACAGACCCTCGCCAATCTGTATCTCGCGCTGGAGAACGACCTCACGATCATCCCGGTGCTGAACAAGATCGACCTGCCGGCAGCGGATCCCGAGAAGTACGCCGCCGAACTCGCGGGACTCATCGGCGGCGACCCCGAAGACGTGCTGCGCGTGAGTGGCAAGACGGGCATGGGCGTCGAGGGTCTGCTGGATCGGATCGTCGAACGCATCCCCGCGCCCGTCGGAGATCCCGCGGCGCCCGCGCGCGCGATGATCTTCGACTCCGTCTACGACGCGTACCGCGGTGTGGTGACGTACGTCCGCATGGTCGACGGCAAGCTCGAGCCGCGCGAGCGGATCCAGATGATGTCCACCAAGGCCACCCACGAACTGCTCGAGATCGGCGTGTCCAGCCCCGAGCCCGTCCCCACCAAGGGGCTCGGCGTGGGTGAGGTGGGCTATCTCATCACGGGGGTGAAGGACGTGCGCCAGTCGAAGGTCGGCGACACGATCACGAACCACCGCAAGCCCGCCACCGACGCGCTGCCCGGCTACACCGACCCGAAGCCCATGGTCTTCTCGGGTATCTACCCGATCGACGGCAGCGACTACGCGGAGCTGCGCGAGGCGCTCGACAAGCTGAAGCTCTCCGACGCGTCGCTGCAGTACGAGCCGGAGACCTCGGTCGCCCTCGGCTTCGGCTTCCGCTGCGGGTTCCTGGGGCTCCTGCACCTCGAGATCATCACCGAGCGGCTCTCGCGCGAATTCGGCCTCGACCTGATCACGACCGCCCCCTCGGTGACGTACGAGGTCATGACCGACACGGGCGAGACGGTCACCGTCACCAACCCGAGCGAGTACCCGGACGGCCGCGTGGCGGAGGTGTCCGAGCCCGTCGTCAAGGTCGGCATCCTGCTGCCCAAGGACTACGTCGGCACCGTCATGGAGCTGTGCCAGTCGCGCCGGGGCACGCTGCTGGGAATGGACTATCTCAGCGAGGACCGCGTCGAGCTGCGCTACAACATGCCGCTCGGCGAGATCGTGTTCGACTTCTTCGACCACCTCAAGAGCCGCACGCAGGGCTACGCGAGCCTCGACTACGAACCCGCAGGATCCCAGACCGCCGACCTCGTGAAGGTCGACATCCTCCTGCAGGGCGAGAAGGTCGACGCCTTCAGCTCGATCGTGCACCGTGAGAAGGCCTACGCCTACGGCACCATGATGACCGAGCGGCTGCGCAAGCTCATCCCTCGCCAGCAGTTCGAGGTTCCGATCCAGGCCGCCATCGGCGCGCGGATCATCGCCCGCGAGAACATCCGGGCCATCCGCAAGGACGTGCTCGCCAAGTGCTACGGCGGTGACATCACGCGTAAGCGCAAGCTCCTCGAGAAGCAGAAGGAGGGCAAGAAGCGCATGAAGATGGTCGGGCGCGTCGAGGTTCCCCAGGAGGCGTTCATCGCCGCGCTGTCGGGCGACGTCGAGACGAAGAAGTAG
- a CDS encoding DUF1990 family protein has product MRRGTFRDETVDYAAVGATQASDLLQYPPEKSIPAQESWKLGSGEERFRSAGDALLSWRALRDGGISIAEVRPASDPSYSGVSFDDEGQPIAPSRLDADQRFDADGTPYVAAGSSVHVRGRVGGYRVDAELRVIFVVEEKRRIGFALGTVRDSVVSGEESFMIEWRGDDEVWFTVRAFDRPVSPLYRLVPALVRRRRRELFGRYLRAISPMYTTPA; this is encoded by the coding sequence ATGCGCCGTGGGACCTTCCGGGACGAGACCGTCGACTACGCCGCCGTCGGGGCGACGCAGGCTTCCGACCTCCTCCAGTACCCGCCGGAGAAGAGCATTCCCGCCCAGGAGTCGTGGAAGCTCGGCAGTGGTGAGGAGCGCTTCCGCTCTGCGGGCGACGCGCTCCTGTCGTGGCGGGCGCTTCGCGACGGCGGCATCTCGATCGCAGAGGTGCGCCCCGCATCCGACCCGAGCTACTCGGGAGTCTCGTTCGACGACGAGGGGCAGCCGATCGCGCCCAGTCGCCTCGACGCCGACCAGCGCTTCGACGCCGACGGAACGCCGTATGTGGCCGCCGGTTCATCGGTGCACGTGCGCGGGCGCGTCGGCGGCTACCGCGTCGATGCGGAGCTGCGCGTGATCTTCGTGGTCGAGGAGAAGCGACGCATCGGTTTCGCCCTGGGCACGGTGCGTGACTCGGTCGTCAGCGGCGAGGAATCGTTCATGATCGAATGGCGCGGCGATGACGAGGTGTGGTTCACCGTCCGCGCCTTCGACCGCCCGGTCTCGCCGCTGTATCGTCTGGTTCCCGCGCTCGTGCGCCGCCGCCGCCGCGAGCTCTTCGGCCGGTACCTGCGTGCGATCTCGCCCATGTACACGACCCCCGCCTGA
- the hemW gene encoding radical SAM family heme chaperone HemW — protein sequence MTPSVLPDGDLAPADGALPEGTAVDPTTDFGVYIHVPYCRVRCGYCDFNTYTADELRGHRRDDYPDDLSREIALATRVLASHPRPAQTVFFGGGTPTLLSSAALGGMLHAVREGFGIAEGAEITVEANPDSVTHASLAELAEAGVTRVSIGMQSTVPHVLAALDRTHDPANVAAAVAGARAAGLDVSVDLIYGAPGESLSDWRASVEAALALEPDHLSAYALIIEDGTKLARRIRAGEVPAPDDDLQAEMYELVDDAMADAGFDWYEVSNWARGAEHRSRHNLAYWRGTDWWGFGPGAHSHIAGVRWWNVKHPAAYAQRLSLGASPAAAREVPDQEARTLERILLESRIREGLPIEVVPSDRRSAVAGLIADGLVEGASALRGRIVLTRRGRLLADAVVRELTD from the coding sequence ATGACACCATCTGTTCTTCCCGACGGCGACCTCGCACCCGCCGACGGCGCTCTTCCCGAGGGTACGGCGGTGGATCCCACCACTGATTTCGGCGTCTACATCCATGTGCCGTATTGCCGGGTGCGTTGCGGATACTGCGACTTCAACACGTATACGGCCGACGAGTTGCGCGGACACCGCCGCGACGACTACCCCGACGACCTGAGCCGTGAGATCGCTCTGGCGACCCGGGTGCTGGCGTCCCACCCACGCCCGGCCCAGACGGTCTTCTTCGGCGGGGGCACACCGACCCTGCTGTCGTCGGCGGCGCTGGGCGGCATGCTGCACGCCGTCCGCGAGGGCTTCGGCATCGCAGAGGGCGCCGAGATCACCGTCGAGGCCAACCCGGATTCCGTGACCCACGCGTCGCTTGCCGAGCTGGCTGAGGCCGGGGTGACGCGCGTGTCGATCGGGATGCAATCGACCGTTCCGCACGTTCTGGCGGCCCTCGACCGCACGCACGACCCCGCCAATGTGGCCGCAGCCGTCGCCGGAGCGCGAGCTGCCGGGCTCGATGTGAGCGTCGATCTCATCTACGGCGCACCGGGGGAGTCCCTGTCCGATTGGCGCGCCTCGGTCGAGGCCGCCTTGGCGCTGGAACCGGATCATCTCTCCGCCTACGCGCTCATCATCGAGGACGGCACAAAGCTCGCCCGCCGCATCCGCGCCGGCGAGGTCCCCGCGCCCGACGACGATCTGCAGGCAGAGATGTACGAGCTCGTCGACGATGCGATGGCGGATGCGGGCTTCGACTGGTATGAGGTCTCGAACTGGGCGCGCGGCGCCGAGCACCGCTCACGCCACAATCTCGCATATTGGCGCGGCACCGACTGGTGGGGGTTCGGACCGGGCGCTCACAGCCACATCGCCGGCGTTCGCTGGTGGAACGTCAAGCACCCTGCCGCCTACGCTCAGAGGCTGTCGCTGGGTGCGTCGCCGGCGGCGGCCAGGGAGGTCCCCGACCAGGAGGCCCGCACGCTCGAGCGGATCCTCCTGGAGTCCCGCATCCGTGAGGGGCTGCCGATCGAGGTGGTTCCGAGCGACCGACGCAGCGCCGTAGCCGGGCTCATCGCCGACGGTCTCGTGGAGGGGGCGTCAGCACTGCGTGGACGCATCGTGCTGACGCGCCGCGGCCGGCTGCTCGCCGATGCGGTCGTGCGCGAGCTGACCGACTGA
- a CDS encoding carboxylesterase/lipase family protein — translation MSHPVVHTEAGAVSGTRTEGIERYLAIPYAEPPVGSRRFALPEPVAEWEGVREATGFGPTSPQSPYPGEIGKLLPSTIIPGDDILTVNVWRPEQADGAAVMLWFHGGALERGTAAISTYDGTPFARDGVVFVSANYRLGAEGFSVLPDAPRNIGLADAAEALRWTHRNIARFGGDPSRITIFGESAGGAVVAALLAREDLRPFLAGAIIESGPLDAATTERAARPARDIARRLGVPATAEAFRRIPPQRLVAARDELTANSTLIKAAPGFNATIDPTTLPENPRRALIGADVPVVIGTNTDEYRLWDTPAAFAKLSRGTYALLALAKRLPRGVWRAYREAFPAASPGEIIGQVLTDLVVRQPAVEIARGRTAPTFVYEFAWPSPVRDLRAAHALEIGFVFDALGDEGAVTMAGTDAPQELATRMHGDWIRFAETGDPGWPAFRDGSLVRRYDSVTHDVALPRAAALAALTH, via the coding sequence ATGTCGCATCCTGTCGTCCACACCGAGGCCGGAGCCGTTTCCGGGACCCGCACCGAGGGGATCGAGCGTTACCTCGCCATCCCGTATGCCGAGCCTCCTGTCGGCTCGCGCAGATTCGCCCTGCCCGAGCCGGTCGCGGAGTGGGAAGGCGTTCGCGAGGCCACGGGCTTCGGCCCCACGTCGCCGCAGTCGCCGTACCCTGGTGAGATCGGCAAGCTCCTCCCGTCGACGATCATCCCCGGCGACGACATCCTGACCGTCAATGTGTGGCGGCCCGAGCAGGCGGACGGCGCCGCCGTCATGCTCTGGTTCCACGGTGGAGCGCTCGAGCGCGGCACCGCGGCGATCAGCACCTACGACGGCACCCCCTTCGCACGCGACGGCGTCGTCTTCGTCTCGGCGAACTACCGGTTGGGAGCGGAAGGGTTCTCGGTCCTGCCCGACGCGCCGCGCAACATCGGGCTCGCCGACGCCGCCGAGGCATTGCGGTGGACCCACCGCAACATCGCGCGCTTCGGCGGCGACCCCTCTCGGATCACGATCTTTGGCGAGTCCGCCGGCGGTGCCGTGGTGGCAGCACTCCTGGCCCGCGAGGATCTGCGTCCCTTTCTCGCGGGCGCGATCATCGAGTCAGGACCCCTGGACGCCGCGACGACCGAGCGCGCCGCGCGTCCCGCCCGAGACATCGCCCGCCGGCTCGGAGTCCCCGCCACCGCGGAGGCCTTCCGTCGGATCCCGCCGCAGCGACTCGTCGCGGCCAGGGATGAACTGACCGCGAACTCGACGCTCATCAAGGCCGCCCCGGGCTTCAACGCGACCATCGATCCGACGACCCTGCCGGAGAATCCCCGGCGCGCACTCATCGGCGCCGACGTTCCGGTGGTCATCGGCACGAACACCGACGAGTACCGCCTCTGGGACACTCCCGCCGCCTTCGCCAAACTCTCGCGCGGCACGTACGCGCTGCTCGCTCTGGCGAAGCGCCTGCCCCGCGGCGTGTGGCGCGCCTACCGTGAGGCATTCCCTGCCGCCTCCCCGGGCGAGATCATCGGACAGGTCCTGACGGATCTGGTCGTGCGCCAACCGGCAGTCGAGATCGCGCGCGGGCGCACGGCCCCGACCTTCGTCTACGAGTTCGCCTGGCCGAGTCCCGTGCGCGACCTCCGCGCTGCTCACGCCCTGGAGATCGGCTTCGTCTTCGACGCGCTGGGAGACGAAGGCGCGGTCACGATGGCCGGGACCGATGCCCCGCAAGAGCTGGCGACACGGATGCACGGCGACTGGATACGTTTCGCCGAGACCGGCGACCCGGGCTGGCCCGCGTTCCGCGACGGTTCGCTCGTGCGCCGCTACGACAGCGTGACGCACGATGTGGCGCTGCCGCGCGCGGCGGCGCTCGCGGCGCTGACCCACTGA